The DNA region ACAAACTTAAATCCGGAGCATaagcagatatataaatttctaagaatattGTTTAACGCCGCTTAGCTCACTACTGACTGTGTTATTATAACGTTGGTTTACTTTGAACACTTACTTATGCAGAAAGAAGATGCTGTAGATGctgcaatttaatataaatgttcctTCCAGTGTATATGCCAAATTTTACTTACtctcaaatgtaatttatatgatttaagaaaataatgataatgaaaatTCTTTTAGTTTAAAGTTAGTTAACATAATCCAGAGCATaagcagatatataaatttattcagacATTGTTGTTTAACGCTGCTTAGCTCACCGCTGACGGTGCCATTACAACATtagtattattacattattatttattttactcataTGTCAAATATCACTTTCTATAGATTTTGTTGTTTCTACTGTATCTCATTTCACTTTCATTcagtttattgtaaatattgataaaacaagaaataatatttggcatataatataagtaaaataaataataataatgtaataatagtaataatggcACCGTCAGCGGTGAGCTAAACGACGTTAAACAACAAtgtcttaataaatttatacatctgCTTATGCTCCAGATTATGTTAACTTAATACAATCAATgctattaactttaaactattattttcttacatcataaaaattacatttgagaGTAATAAGTAATTTGGTATATACACTGGAAgaaagattatattaaattgcagCATCTACAGCATCTTCTTTCTACATAAGTAAGTGTTCAAAGTATAACGTTTATAATAGCATAGTCAGTGGTGAGCTAAGTggttaaacaatgtttttagAATATTGGCTTATGCTCTGAATTAAGTTTATCATAATCATCAGAAACACCACCTTTCTGAAAGATAGATTTATACTGTTAGATACTGTTTTAAGCATAGATATGTTTGACTATATAAGTACTTACATAGTTAAATCTGTACCATCATTCAACGTTGAACAGCTGGGATCGAATTTAAGACtgtagaattttaaataaaagaaagtgaaaaaaaattatatagtagatatatacagaaataaaGGTAGAAATAGATTCATACTATGATCACTGATTTACAGAAgtgatatattattgttaatgagTGCAGTttcttatcaaatatattgatCTATTGCTGCGAGGTTCTATTCTTAATATGATACTAAATAGCTGAGGCAACGCATTTGACAGTATTCTTTAAGTTAGGTTTGTAAAACTGTATGCtgtctaaatataatattgtaccgCAACTGCTGTTCTTCAAAGGTCTGATCTGCCCTTCACAGAAGACTTTCAAGGTATACCTGCTCTCGATAGCTTACTTGCAATGCTCCATGAAAATACTCCTCCCACATGGATGCACGAAtagatcaaaattttttgactcGCGTTCACTGatgttgcaaattattaatactaatctCACCCTCCAGTAAGCGTATCTCCAGGTTGCACATGGCACACTCAGATCCATCTCCTTGCGCCAGACCTGTGGACTGGAGTAGCCGCAATAGCTATTCTTGTTCCCTATATACTTATGGAAAGGAAAATGCGGGCCACGTGAATTCAAAACTGCACAGTGATGTGTTTATGTGAatgcttaatatttatttaaaaaagttaaaatacagttaattaaaatatatcaagagGCACGGCCAACTGTACGCGCGCGAGTTTTTGTCCCAGGACAGGTGCTCTgaaacgaaacaaaatattattattttatacacgtTTATTGTGACGTGTTGTTTCTATAGGCCTGTTTtttgtcgctgcactgctgcaccgGTGcagtaagttagaataagacaaatattttttctcattctaacttattgcaccagacagcagtgcagcgacgaAGAACAAGCCTCATATTGTTTTCGTATTACTTAtattacttactttttattggtacgtaatatatatgttttggCCTCTCCCACGGCCTCTCCCACGGCCTCTCCCGCGGTTTTGCCCGCCgcctctttttttaaattttttatttccacgTTGCCAGCGAGGAgctgtaaaaaagaaaaaataaaacattaataaaatattaatatttttatcaatttaattaaaaagaggcGAAAAAACCACTGCAAGGTCTTGGTTACTTACGTCTTGTATATTGCTGTGGCAACAATgctgatggtggtggtggggCCGATGTCGACGGCGGCGATGGTAGTGGGGCCGATGTCGACGGCGGCGATGATAGTGGGGCCGATGTCGACGGTGACATAATTCCCCACGGCCATATCCATGGGGCCCACCACATCGGTGGGGCTgacgccgccgctgccgccgccgccgccgccgccgtcgccgtcgccgtcgccatcggcggtggcggcggcggtaaCGGTATTGTTGATAGTAAGgtcggcggcggtggtggtggtaggGCCGATGTCGACGGCGACTGCGACGATGGTGGGGCCGATGTCGACGGCGGCGATGGTAGAGGTAGTGGGGCCGACGTCGTCGGCGCcgtcggcggcggtggtggtggtggtggcggagCCAATGCCGAGGGTcctgccaccgccgccgccgttggCGGCATATTCGTCGTTTGTTGCACATGCAGCTTCTCTATTTCAGAAGCTGCATGTGCAATTATCTCGTCTCCGGACAAGTCCGTCTCCATcattctgaaaataaatttattctttagttTAGTATAGATATCCTAAGAATgtgtatatttcttaaatatttgtaatattaacaatatgaTGTACTTACATTACGTCTTCATTACCGCCATCTTTTCACTTTCTGGGGCCCGGCACAGATTTTTTCATAACGCATAAAGCTAATATTTCATGTGTTGTACGACCAACTGATTGGACGTTTCGATTGGTCATAGATTAGAGAGATTTCCGAGTTTCTAGAAATGCTCTATCTTATCGCCAATTGAAAAGTCTAATTAACTTGTCGTACGATACATGAAATGTTAGCCTAATGTATAacgc from Monomorium pharaonis isolate MP-MQ-018 unplaced genomic scaffold, ASM1337386v2 scaffold_23, whole genome shotgun sequence includes:
- the LOC118648141 gene encoding actin cytoskeleton-regulatory complex protein PAN1-like → MMETDLSGDEIIAHAASEIEKLHVQQTTNMPPTAAAVAGPSALAPPPPPPPPPTAPTTSAPLPLPSPPSTSAPPSSQSPSTSALPPPPPPTLLSTIPLPPPPPPMATATATAAAAAAAAAASAPPMWWAPWIWPWGIMSPSTSAPLSSPPSTSAPLPSPPSTSAPPPPSALLPQQYTRPPRWQRGNKKFKKRGGGQNRGRGRGRGRGRGQNIYITYQ